A genome region from Planctomycetota bacterium includes the following:
- a CDS encoding type II secretion system GspH family protein, translating to MRSSRGARAFTLIEVLVVASIVSLLVALTMGGLGSAMAASRSSRCSNNLRQFGVAAEAYASTYHDSFPAAVIYFQQGDSVRTVGWDFESNGGGATKPGSLALFVDQALDALRCPDYEPVPGREPLTGYHYNTSFIGHEGFYPELGSDGRMHDGWSRVRLGLNATQRRRTDTVAVFADGGFRGGTNRFMRAPGNTVESDAGLIHAGTSAFRHRGCCNACFLDGHGATFGDPCRSALSTADLLKYVVDFPRNGFLSGDDSAYDPR from the coding sequence TGGTGGTGGCGAGCATCGTCAGCCTGCTGGTCGCGCTGACCATGGGCGGGCTCGGCAGCGCCATGGCCGCTTCAAGAAGTTCGCGCTGCTCGAACAACCTGCGGCAGTTCGGCGTGGCCGCGGAAGCCTACGCCTCCACCTATCACGATTCGTTTCCCGCGGCGGTGATTTATTTTCAGCAGGGCGACTCGGTGCGCACGGTGGGTTGGGATTTCGAGAGCAATGGAGGCGGCGCGACCAAGCCCGGGTCGCTGGCGCTCTTTGTCGACCAGGCGCTGGACGCCCTGCGCTGCCCCGACTATGAGCCGGTGCCGGGGCGTGAGCCGCTCACGGGCTATCACTACAACACCTCGTTCATCGGCCACGAGGGTTTCTATCCCGAACTTGGAAGCGACGGCCGCATGCACGATGGATGGTCGCGTGTGCGGCTCGGATTGAACGCGACGCAGAGGCGGCGCACGGATACCGTGGCGGTGTTCGCCGATGGAGGCTTTCGCGGCGGGACCAACCGATTCATGCGCGCCCCGGGCAACACCGTGGAGTCGGACGCGGGCCTGATCCACGCGGGCACCAGCGCCTTCCGCCATCGGGGCTGCTGCAACGCCTGCTTTCTTGATGGGCATGGCGCCACCTTCGGCGACCCCTGCCGAAGCGCCCTCTCCACCGCCGATCTGCTGAAATACGTCGTGGACTTTCCCCGCAATGGATTCTTGAGCGGCGACGACTCCGCCTACGATCCGCGTTGA
- a CDS encoding (2Fe-2S)-binding protein: MVIDRCVCFDLTFATVLEKARAQKQSFEEVELSLGCGGGCGLCRPYLRRCLRTGQTSFVQILTDQDEPGSPARS, encoded by the coding sequence ATGGTGATCGACCGCTGCGTCTGCTTTGATCTCACCTTCGCGACGGTGCTTGAAAAGGCCCGCGCCCAAAAGCAATCCTTCGAGGAGGTCGAGCTCTCGCTCGGCTGCGGCGGCGGGTGCGGGCTTTGCAGACCGTACTTGCGCCGCTGCCTTCGGACGGGGCAAACTTCATTTGTGCAGATCCTTACCGACCAGGATGAGCCCGGGTCACCTGCGCGATCCTGA
- the mutL gene encoding DNA mismatch repair endonuclease MutL translates to MPIRRLSQHLVNQIAAGEVIERPASVVKELVENALDAGATQIEVRIEGGGRERIEVSDNGGGISAEDLLLAVSPHATSKISTAEDLAGIGSFGFRGEALASVGSVSRLVVVSRPASSGSGGQGASIEVDFGQFAPVRPAASPVGTRVEVHQLFGQVPARRKFLRSDPTEAGKVVDVLEWLALGRPQVSFRLYQHDRMTLELPAVEDPQLRVEAVLGDEFAGKLIPVDLSGAGAVAIWGLIGRPDQAKASANGLRITLNGRPISDRGLMHAMREAYRGLVEPGRTPVGFIAIDIDPREVDVNVHPAKSEVRFRQPALIHSALLRAVRSALQGANLVPSLPLGGSSFGAPWRTSSGSGAHQGASPRSAEDSWQNASFTPHGGERGFEFASLRDALGMGGASGAGASSSGAALAENPAAGGTMHEPGLLAAPRPATRFLQAGKAWLLTFDADGIVVVDQHALHERVMFEQLRSKLTAGSLPSQPRLVPRMIALDAAQLERLEASQELLQRLGFDVRAAGPKSAALFAEPLFLVERKVDVAELILGWLSRDRASTEDGEAVLSEVLDMMSCKAAVKAGDALSDVEIASLLQDLERVERSTNCPHGRPTAMRIPYRELERRFGRG, encoded by the coding sequence ATGCCGATCCGCCGACTCTCGCAGCACCTGGTCAACCAAATCGCGGCCGGCGAAGTGATCGAGCGGCCTGCAAGCGTGGTGAAGGAGCTGGTGGAGAACGCCCTGGACGCCGGGGCCACCCAGATCGAGGTGCGCATCGAGGGGGGAGGTCGCGAACGGATCGAGGTTTCCGACAATGGCGGCGGAATCTCCGCCGAGGATCTGCTTCTGGCGGTCTCTCCGCATGCCACCAGCAAGATTTCCACCGCCGAAGACCTGGCCGGCATCGGCAGCTTCGGCTTCCGCGGCGAGGCGCTGGCAAGCGTGGGTTCCGTTTCGCGTCTGGTGGTGGTTTCCCGGCCCGCTTCCAGCGGATCCGGTGGCCAAGGAGCCTCGATCGAGGTCGATTTCGGCCAGTTCGCACCGGTTCGACCGGCAGCCAGTCCCGTGGGAACCCGCGTCGAGGTGCACCAGCTGTTCGGACAGGTTCCGGCGCGGAGAAAGTTCCTTCGCAGCGACCCGACCGAGGCCGGCAAGGTGGTCGATGTCCTGGAATGGCTGGCGCTGGGCCGCCCCCAAGTCTCGTTCCGGCTCTACCAGCATGACCGCATGACCCTTGAGTTGCCCGCCGTGGAGGATCCGCAGCTGCGGGTCGAGGCGGTGTTGGGCGATGAGTTTGCCGGGAAATTAATTCCGGTGGATCTGAGCGGCGCCGGCGCCGTGGCCATCTGGGGATTGATCGGACGACCCGACCAGGCGAAGGCCTCGGCGAATGGATTGCGGATCACGCTCAATGGGCGGCCGATCTCCGATCGGGGTTTGATGCATGCCATGCGCGAGGCCTACCGGGGGCTGGTCGAGCCCGGCCGCACGCCCGTGGGCTTCATCGCCATCGACATTGATCCGCGCGAGGTGGATGTGAATGTCCATCCCGCCAAAAGCGAGGTGCGCTTTCGCCAGCCTGCGTTGATCCACTCGGCGCTGCTTCGCGCAGTCCGGAGCGCTTTGCAGGGGGCGAACCTGGTTCCATCGCTGCCGTTGGGCGGCTCGTCCTTCGGCGCGCCGTGGCGAACAAGTTCCGGAAGCGGAGCGCATCAAGGCGCGTCGCCGCGCTCGGCCGAAGACTCCTGGCAGAACGCGAGCTTCACTCCTCACGGGGGCGAGCGCGGATTTGAGTTCGCATCTCTGAGAGATGCACTGGGCATGGGCGGCGCCTCGGGCGCCGGCGCGTCGAGCTCCGGCGCGGCGCTGGCGGAAAATCCAGCGGCCGGCGGAACCATGCATGAGCCGGGCTTGCTGGCGGCGCCGCGTCCCGCGACACGCTTTCTCCAGGCAGGCAAGGCGTGGCTGCTGACCTTCGACGCCGACGGCATCGTGGTGGTCGACCAGCACGCGCTGCACGAGCGGGTCATGTTCGAGCAGTTGCGGTCCAAATTAACTGCTGGATCGCTGCCCTCTCAACCGAGGCTGGTCCCGCGAATGATCGCGCTGGACGCGGCGCAGCTCGAGCGGCTCGAGGCTTCGCAGGAGCTCCTGCAAAGGCTGGGCTTTGATGTGCGGGCCGCAGGTCCCAAGAGCGCCGCGCTGTTCGCCGAACCTCTCTTCCTGGTCGAGCGCAAGGTCGATGTGGCCGAGCTGATCCTGGGCTGGCTCTCGCGCGACCGCGCCAGCACCGAGGATGGCGAGGCCGTGCTCTCCGAGGTGCTCGACATGATGTCCTGCAAGGCGGCGGTCAAAGCGGGCGACGCGCTCTCCGACGTTGAGATTGCGTCGCTGCTTCAGGATCTGGAGCGCGTCGAACGATCGACCAACTGTCCGCATGGCCGGCCCACCGCGATGCGCATTCCCTACCGCGAACTTGAGCGGCGCTTCGGCCGGGGCTGA
- a CDS encoding metallophosphoesterase: MATLVIGDLHGCGMEFVELLDIARRDRVDARIILVGDLFTKGPRPDLVVEVISELRAAGRRVESVCGNHDLRLMDALRRCDAGATMDELAPAEEDAIRVLERSGKLTAARRILTETISRTHIQGPGWAVVHGGIDPQLGLAGTSDFEKIHKKAPPGRPHWWESYNGEDGLIIVGHKPLFEPMVLRRDGDPIVVNVDTGCAYGGSLTAYCIEEDRLIMVPSQQPSRDGFGATPVATAPRWASGGPVRTFARRP, from the coding sequence ATGGCCACCCTCGTCATCGGAGACCTGCATGGATGCGGGATGGAGTTCGTCGAACTCCTGGACATCGCGCGACGCGATCGGGTGGACGCACGAATAATTCTTGTTGGAGATCTTTTCACCAAAGGACCGCGGCCCGACCTGGTCGTCGAGGTGATCTCCGAGTTGCGCGCAGCGGGTCGACGCGTCGAGAGCGTCTGCGGCAACCATGACCTTCGCTTGATGGACGCGCTGCGCCGCTGCGACGCCGGCGCCACCATGGACGAGCTGGCCCCAGCCGAGGAGGATGCGATCCGAGTTCTCGAGCGCTCCGGCAAGCTGACCGCAGCACGGCGCATCCTGACCGAGACCATCTCCCGCACCCACATCCAGGGCCCCGGTTGGGCGGTCGTGCATGGCGGCATCGATCCGCAGCTTGGGCTGGCGGGTACGAGCGACTTCGAGAAGATCCACAAGAAGGCCCCGCCGGGTCGCCCCCACTGGTGGGAGTCCTACAACGGCGAGGATGGATTGATCATCGTGGGTCACAAGCCACTCTTTGAGCCGATGGTGCTGCGCCGCGACGGCGATCCCATCGTGGTCAATGTCGACACGGGCTGCGCCTACGGTGGATCCTTGACCGCCTACTGCATCGAAGAAGATCGCCTGATCATGGTGCCCTCGCAGCAGCCTTCGCGCGACGGATTCGGCGCTACGCCAGTCGCCACTGCGCCGCGATGGGCATCGGGCGGCCCCGTCCGAACGTTCGCGCGGCGACCTTGA
- a CDS encoding NAD+ synthase, translated as MRAALAQLDPTVGDVAGNRRRIADAAESARKQGASLLLTGEMALLGYPPRDLVLRAGVAEACEKAVAELALQFPDLTMIIGTVRRVERAGRGLANSLAVCRKGKVETHYDKRLLPTYDVFDEDRYFSPGAGPLVVEHEGEKFGLLICEDLWVADDVSIPRNYSIDPVAETMKLGATALLVASASPFVLGKRARQRQRLVQIAKKFSVPIASCQQVGANDDLVFDGSGLCVDRAGNVAHAARLFEASLAVVDPKAAAAGKEPPPPGDESDLVGAIVCGIRGYFRKTGHTRATIGLSGGIDSALVACLAALAIGAANVTGIMMPSKYSSAGSVDDARELAKRLKLGKLLSLPIDAAHDLMAKRLKEGLGAFEGLPDENLQSRLRGLTSMSVSNSDGSLVLATGNKSELATGYATLYGDMVGGMAPIGDLLKTQVYALAKWINANFKSLGFAEAPIPQASIDKAPSAELRPDQTDQDSLPPYEDLDKIVTGWIEHEGDVAAIASITKLDPKLVERWCLAIDRAQFKRDQSPLVIKVAARTFGRGRPMPIAAQWRLA; from the coding sequence ATGCGAGCGGCTCTGGCACAACTTGATCCGACGGTCGGCGACGTGGCGGGCAACCGCCGGCGGATCGCCGACGCCGCTGAATCGGCAAGAAAACAAGGTGCTTCGCTGCTGCTCACCGGGGAGATGGCGCTGCTGGGCTATCCGCCGCGGGACTTGGTCCTGCGCGCCGGGGTCGCCGAGGCGTGCGAGAAGGCGGTCGCGGAACTCGCCCTGCAGTTTCCCGACCTCACCATGATCATCGGCACCGTGCGGCGAGTCGAGCGGGCAGGCCGGGGGCTCGCCAATTCACTCGCGGTGTGCCGCAAGGGGAAAGTCGAAACGCATTACGACAAGCGCCTGCTTCCAACCTACGACGTCTTCGACGAGGACCGCTACTTCTCACCGGGAGCGGGTCCGCTGGTCGTGGAGCACGAGGGCGAAAAATTCGGGCTGCTCATCTGCGAGGACCTCTGGGTCGCGGACGACGTCTCCATCCCGCGCAACTATTCGATCGATCCCGTTGCGGAAACGATGAAGCTGGGCGCCACCGCGCTGCTGGTGGCCAGCGCCAGCCCCTTCGTGCTGGGCAAGCGCGCCCGCCAGCGGCAGCGGCTGGTGCAGATCGCGAAAAAGTTTTCGGTGCCGATCGCGTCCTGCCAGCAGGTCGGCGCCAACGACGACCTGGTCTTCGACGGGTCGGGACTCTGCGTTGACCGCGCCGGCAACGTGGCCCATGCGGCGAGGTTGTTCGAGGCCTCGCTGGCGGTGGTCGATCCCAAAGCCGCGGCCGCTGGAAAGGAGCCGCCGCCCCCCGGCGACGAGAGCGATCTGGTGGGGGCCATCGTCTGCGGCATCCGTGGCTATTTCCGCAAGACCGGGCACACGCGGGCCACCATCGGACTCTCCGGCGGCATCGATTCGGCCCTGGTGGCGTGCCTGGCGGCGCTGGCCATCGGTGCTGCCAACGTCACCGGCATCATGATGCCCTCGAAATACTCCAGCGCCGGCAGCGTCGACGACGCCCGCGAGCTGGCCAAGCGGCTGAAGCTTGGAAAGCTGCTTTCCTTGCCCATCGATGCCGCGCACGATCTGATGGCGAAGCGGCTGAAGGAGGGGCTGGGCGCCTTCGAGGGGCTGCCCGACGAGAATCTGCAGAGCCGGCTGCGCGGTTTGACCTCGATGTCGGTGAGCAACTCGGATGGTTCGCTGGTGCTGGCCACCGGAAACAAGAGTGAGCTGGCCACCGGATATGCCACCCTCTACGGCGACATGGTGGGCGGCATGGCGCCGATCGGCGACCTGCTCAAGACGCAGGTCTACGCGCTTGCAAAGTGGATCAACGCCAATTTCAAGTCGCTGGGCTTCGCCGAGGCGCCGATCCCGCAGGCGAGCATCGACAAGGCGCCCAGCGCGGAGCTGCGTCCCGATCAAACGGATCAGGATTCGCTTCCGCCCTACGAGGACCTCGACAAGATCGTCACCGGATGGATCGAGCATGAAGGCGACGTCGCCGCGATCGCAAGCATCACCAAACTGGATCCCAAGCTTGTGGAGCGCTGGTGCCTCGCCATCGACCGCGCCCAGTTCAAGCGCGATCAATCCCCGCTGGTCATCAAGGTCGCCGCGCGAACGTTCGGACGGGGCCGCCCGATGCCCATCGCGGCGCAGTGGCGACTGGCGTAG
- a CDS encoding excisionase family DNA-binding protein: protein MTETLHQERVYTTGEVAAICNVAARTVSKWIDCGRLEGYRIPGSRDRRVTRETLERFMRAHGLPLTGFTQSTGEGTLLIVDSDPNTSKILRDVIAQETKRDAVVVRSAFEAGVICERSRPSSIIVDCNIGVNEAAGLASWLRAEKRNSRVVATGESMTAGDEATLIRAGVSAIVPKPCTVRAILTAVDDHWSQAS from the coding sequence ATGACCGAAACACTCCATCAAGAACGTGTCTACACCACCGGCGAAGTCGCCGCGATCTGCAATGTCGCGGCCCGAACGGTGAGCAAGTGGATCGACTGCGGAAGGCTCGAGGGCTACCGCATCCCCGGAAGCCGAGACCGAAGGGTGACCCGAGAAACGCTCGAGCGCTTCATGCGGGCCCACGGTTTGCCCCTGACCGGATTCACCCAGTCGACCGGCGAGGGAACCCTTCTCATCGTCGACAGCGATCCCAACACCAGCAAGATCCTGCGCGACGTGATCGCCCAGGAGACCAAGCGCGACGCGGTCGTGGTGCGCAGCGCCTTCGAGGCGGGAGTGATCTGCGAGCGCTCGCGCCCGAGCTCGATCATCGTGGACTGCAACATCGGCGTGAACGAGGCCGCCGGGCTGGCCTCCTGGCTCCGCGCCGAGAAACGAAATTCACGGGTGGTGGCCACCGGCGAGTCGATGACCGCGGGCGACGAGGCCACGCTCATTCGCGCCGGCGTCTCGGCCATCGTGCCCAAGCCCTGCACGGTCCGCGCCATCCTGACCGCGGTCGATGACCACTGGTCGCAGGCGAGCTGA